Part of the Denticeps clupeoides chromosome 3, fDenClu1.1, whole genome shotgun sequence genome, TGAAAACTTGTTGACATTTCCAATGGACGTTGAGTGCTTGTTGAGTTCGTCTTATAGCTCCTGTCCTCCATTGTAGCGTCTTTGCTACAACTGTCCACTGTGGTTCCTGTTGCAAACATGGCTTTAAGAGAATaatttaatagaatttttttttacacattagcACATCCctatatagtattttttttatcacagaatgatgaaatcattcaaacATTCACAGACCCTGCTCACATAAGATTCAATAATTTATAAAACAGAGAAAATGTGTCTGAGCCCACTGGGTTTAAAGGTTGACACTTCGTCCCTGCTggttagatatttggactggttTGATATTTGGGGACATTCTGACTTGCCCGTTTCCTTGGTGTCAGGAGTGTGCATTGCAATAAGCAGATTTTAGCTCTGAAGATCCGGTCTTGGTCTTTTGCCATGACGTTTCCTCTGGCCTTGCTGGTAAGTGCCAATATCTCATCTTACTTTGCCACTTCTAGGTCGCGGTGATTGATGTTTTCTAGACGCTTCGATTAATTGACtttcctcttctttcttttttctgcaaGCTGGACTGCCCTCTGCTCATAGTTACTGTTTTCATTGCTGGAATTGGGGGAAGCTTCCATTATGGATTCCATATTTCAGTGCTGAACTCTCCGTCCAATGTAGgtatttgttgtgtgttgttaagAAAATCAATACACTATCTAAATAATAAAGCTTTTCTTTGCCAAAATGAAAGATAATGCTCTGACAGCTTCATATATATGAATTTGATCTTGTTTCGCTTCCAGTTTAAATTAAACATCCATTTTATATTTGAAAGcatagacataaaaaaaaatgtgtgtgtgtgtgtgtgtgtgtatgtatatatatgtgtatatatatgtgtgtgtgtgtgtgtgtgtgtgtatatatatatatatatatatatatatatttattttttttacatttatggcatttgacCGACACACTTATCAAGAGCAACTtgcatgctttcatgttaccatcaataaaGTAGTCAGTTCTGGTTTACTACGTCCCCGACTGTAAATGCAAATCCTTTTATTCGTTCGCTTGTGGTTTTTCTTACTGTCacactataagaaagttacaagttcatctaagtATTCAAGTTCATCAGAGAGCCAGGGAGCTGGGGGGAGAAGTCATTTTGGGTTTGGAAGAGAGAGGACAGAGATCAATAGAAAGGGACAGTGAGGAgtggagagagtgtgtgtccaTTTCCAGTGGTcaggtatttgtgtgtgtgtacagatatgtatagagagagaaataaatttGAATGTCCAGTATATACAGGAGCTGGTGAACCAAACATGTGAGCAGCGCTATGGCCTGGTCCTGGAACCCTGGCAGCTATCTCTCATCTGGTCCTTCATCGTCTCCATATTCTGCATAGGTGGTCTGATAGGCTCCCTGAGTGCTGGACACCTGGTTGGTGCATATGGGAGGTAAGATCCTGGTTCACACAGTTAACATCTAAATACCTGAAAGATATGTAGGTGTCCATCACCGAAGGTCAATGATATTGGTTTCTCTTGGTTTCGTACAATGAATAAGTTAATATTCCTATGTCAATTCTCTGTGAGTGACATAGCTTTTGCTGTACCAGGGAACTGAATAAATGTCAAGAAAATCCTGCCAGCGCAGCCAAACTCCAGAAAggatgtatttgtgtgtgtgataataCTAATCTATTCACTTAAGATGTTCTGTAACTGTGCAAATCAATCAGCGAGCAGTTCAATAAGATCGGTTTACTTTATCTTAGTATTCTGCTAACTGACTTGAATCAAGTGCTGATGCAGTTAAATGGAGTCACTGTAACACGGGTGGCGACTGCTTGGTTTTctacacacacaggaagagatGCCTGATCTTCAACAACGCTGCCTCCATCACCGGAgcgctgctgatgctgctgagcAAACCTGCCATGTCGTTTGAAATGATCATGATTGCCCGACTGCTCTGTGGTTTTAATGCAGGTTGGTTTGACGCAGCTGAACCTCAGCTAATAAAGGAGCATTTGGGCAACATATGAAGCAACACCTGGAGTctttattggggcagtggtgaaaagtgaaatccaaagtgaaacactgcagcacagcacacggtgcacacaactaaatgtgtcctctgctttttacccatcacctacagtgagcagtgggcagccatgaaaggtgcacagggagcaatgtgtggggaaggtgctttgctcagtggcaccaaggtgatgggttaaatgcagaagacacatttagttttatatgcagtgtgtgctgtgcatgtgtttcacaatgacaatccattCACTTTCGTTTTTTCATCCTGTGCAACCCATACCTCTGCTATAACCGTACGTTGTGCATTTGTGGTTTATGAGAATGAGTGTTTTACACTCCTTCAGGCCAAATGATCAGgtgtatatttcttcttttatttgcaacacggGTAACACAGAACATCAGACCTTGTGTATAACATGGcgggttttttttaacaattaacTGGCCTTCCTTTTCCATCATTCTCTATTACATCACTGTATGTCTTTTTACGCCCCCTTCTGGCTGGCgagaaaatatacaaattatGTTTCCCGTAGCAATAACTTTTGTATACATGAGCAGTATAACTCAAATAAAACCATACAAGAACACATGagctctgtttttttctatAGGCATAAGTCTAACAGCTCACACCATGTATGTTCTTGAGTGTTCACCCAAGAAGTTACGTGGGATGGTGGGCGTGTCGGTTGCCACTTTTGTCTCCATGGGGAAGTTCTTTGGCCAGCTGCTGGGAATCAGGTGAGCTCTTCTAAGTCCAGGCCATCATAGTGGCACCTATTTCTTCCCCTTCAGGTGGGCCATGAACTGTGCCCTGATGCACTCTGACATCCATCCTACTGTTATAAATAATCAATTAGCATCACAGATTAATGAGAGCACACCCGTTTGACACAGTTTGCTGAGACAAACGTTACATCATAACTGATGAATAACAGAGATATATATCATGGTAACTAAATACACCTgttgtttgtgtatttatgagATTACAGAGTATCACAATTTTAAACTAGATATTTGTATCTCTCTGAataaagaaatgtaataaacaaatggaaaaagaaTAACTTGCACCCTGTTTGTGGTACGGGTCATGCCGGGATGTGAAGTGTTTGACAATCCAACCACGTTAGCATCAGCAAGGCTTTCATCTCACAAAACCAGCTTCTTCTCCTTGCATCATGTCCTTCATCTGCTTTGATCTGCAGAGGGACAGATGTGGGGTAGGAACACCAGACATCGCAGCAGATGTTAGCTTGTGCCGCCCCTCTCTGGCCAAACCTTGTTACTGCAGCACAATAATTACTGCTAGATGATCGGCCACGACATTGAAAACCATTGACAACTGATAGACTATTGATTACGTTAATAATCAAGTGAACTGATGAAAGCTGCAAAAAGATGTGAGTGACTTTAATGTGGGATGACTGTAGGTCGTTGGTGGTGTGCAGTTAACTCAACCTGCAAGCCTAAAGGTTCAGGGCACCCGAGGTTTCAAGTGTAGCCCATCTAGTCCGATTCTGTAGTTATCGCTGTCGTACCCCAGATTACTGCGTATGGGGCTGCTTAACCAGTAATCATAATCCGAGCCCTTCAAGACCCCTACACTTCTAGATTAACTTCTTGCTGACATTAATGGGACTCAATATGACAAGTTTGATGATGTCATTATTTATGTTCCTTTCGGGTCAGAGGTcgcttagcgggtaaggaagcggacttcgaatcctgaactgccaaagggccatgaggtccccttgatcaaggtaccatctcTGGGTGCCTTTCATCACTGCTCACAACATGATgtctggttaaatgcagaggaaacatttctttgtgtgctgcgctctgctgcgtatcacaatggcaatcacgtCATTTTCACTGTTATGCTGAATCATTAGTAAATGAGTTTAGCAGTAAATGTGCCTGCATGTGTAATGGGGTATTTTTTTGTCAGCGAGCTGCTGGGGACGCCTGACCGGTGGCCGTGGCTGCTGGGCTTCAGTGGCTTTACCGGCCTCCTCCAGCTGGTCACGTTGCCCTTCCTGCCCGAGTCCCCCCGGTTCCTGTTGCTGGACCGTGCCGACCGCTTGGGCTGTCAGGCAGGTCAGTGTCCCGCAGTGTTATTTATGTGTGAATCTGCCTCAATGGTACCAGTTGCAGGGCATCTGCCGAACGGAAATGTACCAGTGGTGGCTGGTGACATCAGTTTTTTTCAGATGCACTCTAACCACATATCACCGCTACGCCATTCTTATTCATCAATGCCTGTGTGTTCAGCCATTTATTATCTCCTTCAAACACGCAGATTTTTAGATGAATCAGTCTGGTATGTTTTAcaaaaaacagcataaaaaacGCCTATTTcaccttccttttcttcttctttggtgAAATGGTTCATTTTTAGGGATGCAACTGAATTCCTTTCCTCCATGTTTACTCCACAAACTGCAAACAAGTGAAATTCCTGAGCGGAGCTTTGACCTCGGAATGTGGGAATTCTGCATCCTCTACTTTGTAATAAAGGGGTTCCAGCGCGCATGCAACAGTTCTAGTGTGTAAAGATTCCTGCACCCCAAAGAATCAGCAAATATGTCACACAACATCTCAGTGGTGGTGAATGAGAGAGACACTTGAACGCAGACGATGCGCAGGACTCACAGTCTGTACAATGTGCAGGTggattattttcattttcacgtttcccataaattattttatgtgatCTTCTCCTTCATGTGAGACTGTTGGGCTACCTGGACCAGTCATGCCTTGTTCATGCCTTGTTCATGCCTTGTTCATGCCTTGTTCATGCCTTGTTCATGCCTTGTTCACGCCTTGTTCACGCCTTGTTCACGCCTTGTTCACGCCTTGTTCACGCCTTGTTCACGCCTTGTTCACGCCTTGTTCACGTCTTGTTCACGCCTTGTTCACGCCTTGTTCATGCCTTGTTCATGCCTTGTTCATGCCTTGCCCGCGCTCCCTCTGCTCCTGTAGCCGCCCGCAGGCTGTGGAGCAGTAAGGTGGACCACGCGTCTGAGATGGAGGAGATGCAGGCCGAGCACGCCGCGCTGCGTGGGGTGCGGATTCACAGCGTGAAGGAGCTCTTCCTGGAGCGCAGCGTTCGCTGGCAGCTGACTGCCATCTTTGTCACGTTCACCACCCTGCAGCTCTGTGGCATCAACGCCGTGAGTTCCAAAACTGGATCAGTTCAGAGGAACTTCTGTACGGGGCAACGTATGCCGCACATGAATACCTGAGCATCTGTGGGAGTCCAGAACGGCGCTGCATGTCCCTGCATGTCCCTGCATGTCCCTGTGTTGCTGCAGGTCTACCTGTATTCATTCGAGGTGTTCACAGCAGCAGGAATCCCGTCTCATCAGCTGCGCTACGCTGCTCTGGGGACAGGCCTGTGCGAGGTGTCCACCTCCGTTGCCTGTGTgagtacagacacacacgcacagtgaACACTTTCATTGCGAATGTTGTACGTATTTCCTGATGCCGGTCCCAAACCCGGGGAAATGGGGAGGCCGACCAGAACTGTTGGTCCGCTGTGACGAGCCCCCACGGATGAAGCCCAAAGGAGGCAACAAATCAATCAAAAAATGAGTTTAaatcaaaaatatttcagaataaatAAGAAACAGCCATCGCCAAAATGAGGTCAAACCCACACTGGCTGTTGGATTGGACACTCAGCTGGTCTGGATTTTGccagttttatttcttcttgaatgagtgtaataataataaatgaagtcTAATTGTCTACATGAATGCAGCTATTTCCAGCTGCCTTAATAATGTTTGGACAGGATTTTTGATCAGTTTACTGGACAAACTTTAATATCTATTCCTGTTTCTGAGATGAATGCAGGAACATTTGCCTTGCGTTATACCAGCTTGGTCTGCTGCTTGCTTCGTTGTAGGGTTGTTATCCATTTGAATTGCATTACCTGCGAGCTGCTTTCAGCTCTTTCCGGAATGCTTCCTTGTTTCGTCCCCAGATGTTAACTATCCTGCCATTTGTGCCCTAACAAGACTGCTCATGTAGTAAATGGGCGAGAAGagaaaatatggcagcccatcaagatcaacaaagtgaagtgattgtcacatgtgatacacagcagcacagcatttgATTATTAAGTGAttacagcacacgtgcacacaattaaatgtgtcctctgcttttaacccatcaccctgagtgagcagtgggcaccatgacaggcgcccggggagcagtgtgtggggacggtgctttgctcagttgcaccttggtggattgaaccggattcgaacctgcaaccttctggttacggggcctcCTTTGTAACCaccaggtcaccactgccccgatcaGCACTTCGGAAGGCAAACAGATTATAACTGTTACTTTTGCCATATATAACGTATGAtatatttgttcagtgtttTAAACTTTTGGACCTCAATGGTCTTAGACAGTGCTGATCAAGGAAGGGAGAAATATAGATCGTAGAACATCAGAGCATCAGCTATATGGGGATGCTAACAGCCCTTTTTGCTGGTATGTAATCTTTAATAAAGCAACTTTCTCACAGTGAATTATTGCAgcgcttcacaatgacaatcacttcactttcacttatttaaacCTGCGTCCATCAGTAACGACCAGTTCAAAGCTCCAGTTCAAAAGCAGTGGACTCAGCGCCCATACTGTGTTGTGGTCTTTATTTGCAACAGGTTTTGGTGATTGAGAGCACAGGGAGGAGAAACTTGCTATTCAGAGGCTACATGGGGATGGCGGCCACTCTGGCCCTCCTCACGCTCACACTGTACCTGCAGGTTGGTGACCGAGCGAACTCACGCGCATACACGCATGCACACTCACGCatgcacacccacgcacacacactcactcacgcactcacatgcgcactcacgcacacgcacgcacatgcacacccacgcacacgcactcacatgcgcactcacgcacacgcacgcatgcacgcacacgcacacacatgcacacccacgcatgcacacccacacacacgcactcacatgCGCACTCAGTCACGcgcatgcacgcacacgcacgcacgcacgcacgcacgcacatgcacacccacgcacgcacatgcacacccacgcacacgcactcacatgcgcgcacgcacacgcacgcacgcacatgcacacccacgcacgcacacgcatgcacactcacgcacgcgcatgcacgcacacgcacgcacatgcacgcacacgcacgcacgcacatgcacgcacgcacatgcacacgcacgcacatgcacacccacgcacacacactcacatgcgcacacgcacacgcacgcacgcacatgcacacccacGCACTCACAtgcgcacacgcacgcacatgcacacccacgcacgcacgcacacacacccacgcacgcacgcacatgcacacccacGCACTCACATGCGCactcactcacgcacgcacgcacacccaCGCACGCACACCCACGCatgcacacccacgcacacgcactcacatgcgcactcacgcacacgcatgcacgcacacgcacgcacacacatgcgcactcacgcacgcacacgcacgcacatgcacacccacGCACTCACATGCGCactcacgcacacgcacgcatgcacgcacaccCACGCACGCACACccacgcacgcatgcacacccacgcacacgcactcacatgcgcactcacgcacacgcacgcacgcgcacaccCACGCACTCACATGCGCACTCACGCACACGCatgcacgcgcgcacacacatgcgcacTCACGCACACccacgcacgcatgcacacccacgcacacgcatgcacaccCACGCACATAGGCAGGAAAATCAGTATAGAGACGACCTACAGACGACCATGCACACATTTCTGAATGCTTTATCACCCATTACAGCCATAGCTTTCTTCACTATTCTATCACTGTGTTTGAAGGGACACATCTTCTGGATGCCCTACTGCAGCATGGTCCTCATCTTTCTCTACATTTTCTTGTTCTCCACTGGACCAGGTAAAGAAATAGCACCTGAAGA contains:
- the LOC114785297 gene encoding solute carrier family 2, facilitated glucose transporter member 9-like, coding for MTFPLALLLDCPLLIVTVFIAGIGGSFHYGFHISVLNSPSNYIQELVNQTCEQRYGLVLEPWQLSLIWSFIVSIFCIGGLIGSLSAGHLVGAYGRKRCLIFNNAASITGALLMLLSKPAMSFEMIMIARLLCGFNAGISLTAHTMYVLECSPKKLRGMVGVSVATFVSMGKFFGQLLGISELLGTPDRWPWLLGFSGFTGLLQLVTLPFLPESPRFLLLDRADRLGCQAAARRLWSSKVDHASEMEEMQAEHAALRGVRIHSVKELFLERSVRWQLTAIFVTFTTLQLCGINAVYLYSFEVFTAAGIPSHQLRYAALGTGLCEVSTSVACVLVIESTGRRNLLFRGYMGMAATLALLTLTLYLQGHIFWMPYCSMVLIFLYIFLFSTGPAGVTVSLPGEFFTQSFKSPAFTVGTTINWAGLFIIGMVFPLIVTNLEYFCFLIFFVFCFFSGLFVWYRVPETKNHTVLEITAAFNQMGRKQDPIKEAKLDGVQYNKTTKL